The stretch of DNA TTCCGTTGTCATGGTAACTGACAGCGGTTACTGTTCCACCCCGTCTCatgttcatctgtctgtctggggACAGGACTTCACCATCATGCTGGTCCACCACCTGGCCGCCATCGTCCTCATCACGTTCTCCTATGCCAACAACATGCTACGAGCCGGGACCATGGTCATGTGTTTGCATGACGCGTCAGACATCTTCCTGGAGGTAGCGCTCCCCTGGGTTCACTGCGGTGCAAAATAAAACCCTTGTGAAACTGATACCAATGTGAGAATATTGATGCTCCATTCTGCCTTCAGGCGGCCAAGCTGGCCAACTATGCCAAGTACCAGCGGCTGTGTGATGGCCTGTTTGTGGTGTTTAGCATAAGCTTCTTCCTCACTCGACTTGTCATCTTTCCCTTCTGGTGAGACCATCATTAAGTGTCAGCCTTTGTTGGACTTTGTCCCAGGTTTCTTTGCTGGGAGGCATTTGGATGAACCTGCTACTAGTtgccctgctgtgtgtgtgtgttggctctaGGATTGTGTCAAGTGTCCTGTTTGAGAGCTGGGAGATCATCGGCCCATATCGGGCCTGGTGGCTGTTGAATGGTTTGCTGCTGGTCCTGCAGACCCTTCACATCATCTGGTTCTATCTCATCACCCGCATCGCAGTTAAGGCGATATTCAAGGGGAAGGTACGTCTGCTGTCGTCTTCTGTCTCATTCATCACTGACACAGAGTGAATGTCGCCTGCTGACTTTGTAATCTACTGGTTTCCTGTTGCACCACCATGGTGCCTTCTCTGTCTTTACTAGAATGTCTCAACAACCATGCATTGCCACAATATTTAGTCCAAACATTCAGAGtccaaacattcatttttagtAGATAAAACCCTGTGAGCAACACAGCAGATACATATTTTAATCATCAAATAATCTGTTGGTCTTTGGGATtaatcagatttatttgcaCAGTGTCAGACACTGAACAAGGCCTGGTGACTTTTATATCAGCCGAACTTTATTTGTCTTATTATCAggttaaacaaataaaagcactaaatcATTAAATTTAACAGGCAAATGTTTGAGCAGGTTTGCTTAGGAAATTTGTTGGAGCCGGAGGTGAGGCACGTCCAGTCAGACAACCTTTCACACCCACAGCCAACTTTAGCTTCGGTGCCTTGATTCGCAGGTATCGAAGGACGACCGCAGCGACATTGAAAGCAGCTCAGATGAGGAAAGCGAAAAGCCAGAAGCTTCAGAAGCTTTTTGACGGAGCGCGTCAGTCAGACAAGAGAAGCCCGTGACCACTAGAGGCCAAGATGGGAGATTCACATGTGGAGCTTTAATTGACCAGGTGTGAGAGccaccctgacctctgacctcctgacGAGACCAACCTTTAGCTGATGAGACGACGCGGAACAGACGCGGGGTGTGTCTGCTTTTTGTTTACAGTAGTAGGTGTGTGGTAGTTTGTACGCATTTATCAGTGAATTGGATGAAATCAAGTCACTTTATCTGCCTGTATTGGGTTTGAAGGACAAATATTTCTAAGAAGAGGTTTCATACATTAAACTAAAACCTTATTTAAGAAAACACTGTGGAAATGTGGTCATTGTCTGTGAGCTGTTGGTCTCATCCGTTTTCTTCAGTACCGTATTTTCGGACACTCTTCCAACACGTCAAAAGCGTCTTCACTGAAGTCGTTGTACTTCAGGCTGAAAGAGCAAAAACTGGTTTATTCCTCTTCAACTTTGTTCCTTTACCGGCTTGACAACACACAGTAGTTAAATGAAAATGGGTCACACTCACTTCATCTCCTGCACGCTGTCGCTGCTCTTCATGACCCGGACGAGGGCAGGGACGGAAGCATCCGTCAGCGAGTTGTTGCTCAGCTCCAGGTGCTTTAAAGTCTTACTGGTTTTTACGGCAGCACACAAATCCTCAGCACAGGCATCTGTCAAACCCGTCATCTCAACACTGATGGATGAAGACCGACAGGTTCCCGTAAAATCAGTGATGAGAGCACCAACAATGACAAACAATGTGGGAGTTTACCGTAGCATTCCTCTGCACTTACTCaagctcctccagcagacagGTCGGATGTGCAACCGCCTCCAACAGATGTTTGACCCCTCGGTCTCCTACTTTGTTCAGACCTACAATCAGCGACTTAAGTCCGGTTCCACCCTTTAACACTGAGCCCAGTTCCTTGAAGACAGACTGGGTTAACTCGCACCGTTTCAGCCTGCAGGGTGGAGCAGCTCACAGTCAGCGTGGTATCTACATTTCAGCAGCTATGTGTCAAAGGTGAAACTTTAGTTTAAAGGAGCGTTACCCAAGTTTCTCTATGGGGCATCCAGGTCGAGCGAgggctctgcagagcagcagcgcccCCTCCTGGCCCAGTTCATTCACCGACAGATCCAGCTCCGACAGAGAGCAGTGCTCTGACATCAGGGCCCGCATCACGTGAGGACAGCAGGCGCCTGTCAGCTCATTGTCAAACAGCCTGCAAGGGCACGTGTGAGGTCACAGACAGCAGGACCGCCTCTGGGCTGAAGGTTGCTACGACTCACGTGAGGCTCTGCAGTTTACAGAGAGGATGCTGCAGCGACCTGCACAAAGCCTCCACTCCACCGTCGCCAACCGAGTTCTGGGTTAGGTCCACTTTTGTCAGGTCAGATTTGCcagaacacacagctgctgaaaaCGCCTCCATGGACGCTGCTGTTAGCTGACAGCTTCGAAGCCTGTGATGAAATCCTATCAGATCATACTACAAGCTTCAAGTCGGTGTAAAGCTGAACATACCAGAGCTCCTGGAGCCGACAGTGGGAACTGTGGAGGGCCGTGCACAGCTGAGTGAGGCCCCGGTCCCCGATGGGATtgaacatcatcatcagcacacACAGCTGGGAGGTGCTGGAcgtcagcagcggcagcagatcCTCACACCTCGTCAGGTCACACGCGTGAAGACTgggcaataaaagcaaagcgTCTCAAAACATTCCTTTTACACCGGCTGTAAAGGCGATCCTCGTACCGATCTTACTTTAACTTGCGCAGCTTGCAGTCTCTGAGTCCAGACGACAGAATGCTGAACTTTTCATCTCCGAGCCGTGTATGAGACAGGTCCAGCTCGCCGGTGATCCCTCTGcgcagagctgaggccagatgAGCCACCGCCGCGGCGTTCAGGGAGCTGTGGGACAAGCTGCGGAACACAAGCGGGTCACGCGCcggcgccggtgccggtgccggcgccggcgccaggCTGCTCGTCACTCACCGTACGCGGTGCGACGCGCCCATGGCTGGAGCCAGGGCCTCCGCCTGCCGCTCGCTCAGACCTTCCGTCCGGCACAGATTCAGCTCCTCCAGTTCGCCGAGGCACGCGACAACGTAGGTCAGGGCGACGCAGTCCTGGAGGCTCATGTCTCCACAGCCGAGGCATCGCCGCGACGACGGGACGATCACCTCTCGGACCCACTGCTCGTTTTGAGCCTCGTAGAGGCCACGGAGGCAGCGGCGGTGCCTCTCTTTGCAGCAGCCTCGCAGCCACGTGCGTGAGCTGCTTTTAAACCAGCTTCTGAAGCGCCGGCTCCGATCGGAGCTCAACTCTCCCAGCGCGGCCTCCAGCGGCGCCCGCTGCGCCGGCTCCGACAGGCcgcacagcaggaggtccacGAAGCCCGCGTGCTGCTCGCACGTCCCCAGCATCCGCTCCACTCCCTCAGGCCCGGATTCACCCAGGAGGAAGCACACGGCCCGGAtgaactccagcagcagctgcgagCGGAAGGAGAGGACGCAACAATCGCCCTCCGCGTCACCGTCCACTTTGAGGAAAACACCAAGCGAGGAGAGGAACGGCTGCAACCCGAAGCCGACGACTTCCTCTGTGGTGCAGCTCGAATGCCCGCGAGGACAGCAACGAGAAGCCATCCTGCCCAGGGCCAGAACCAGGCCTCTGGTGCCGGGCTGGTTCAGGGAGAGGGCTTGAATCTGCTGGACCAGGATGTCGACACACAGCTGGGACAAGGTTTCAGGGAGCTCTTTGCCAGCATCCATCAGGGACCGGTAAACAGAACCAACAGTCCGGCAAAATCCAGGAGAGGCACAGAAGTCATAGAAGCCTAGAGTCCGTTCCATGTGCTTTAGTGCTTTGTCGGCAGCGGCCGGGTCGGTAAAGACCCGGTTAAAGTAAGCCTGTCTCTGGGGCTCCAGGAAGCCCAGGAGTTCCACAGTGGTGCCGCTCAGGAGAGTCGAAGCCCCCGTGGGCCTGGACGCCACCACCAACGCAGCGCCGCTCAGCAGCGACCCGCGAAGCAGGCCGGCCAGCAAACACGGCACCGGGACCGCCCGGGACGGGTCGCAGCAGAGGGCGGACGCGTCCAGGCTGGGGCCGAACCGATGCAGGTCGTCAATAACAAGCAGCACGTCCTCAGGCCTCTGCAGGAGGCGCAGAATGGAGCCGGGACCGACCCGGCTGTGGTGGCGCCGCAGCAGAGCCTCCAACGACAGGCTCTGCTCCACGGCGCCGAAGTCCCGCGGTCCGAGGTAGAACACATGGGAGAAGTTCTGCAGGACTTCCCCTTTGGCCCAGTCCACAAGCAGCTTCTCTAGGACGGTGGTTTTACCTGAACCCTCTCCACCGACCAGTAGAACTGTTCTGGTTCCAGACAGAGCGCTGAGGACGGCGCGGTCAGCGCTTCCTGAGGcctgagctccagcagctccagcagctacagcagatacagcagatacaggctcctccacagacacgcCCTTCAAGTTCAACATGTGCCTCAACACAGCGTCTTTGTCCATTCTGCTGGTGTGcgtcacagaaaacacacttcACAGCAGGACGAATCACAACAACCCTTACTTTTCTACTTCACGTGCTAATATTCACGTCGACAGAGTGTGAAATGACCTTTATTGACAGAGTCCTGTTGCAACCAGCCTGTCATTTGAAGCACACTGTACTTACAGAGCGCGTTTAACTGTGTTCTGGCTTCAGGAATGCAGCAGCCGTCGACGTGAAGCTACTGTAATTATACACGGAgcttcaaacaggaagtggcgtGTGGCTCTGAACCCTGAGCTCTGCCTCGCAGGTTTAATTAGTGAAACTTTTCTTAGATACTGTAATTTAGATAGttacaagaaaataaatacCATCTAacattttacaatattttacaCAAGGACTGAGCTAGCGTTAGCGAGCTAGCGTTAGCCACCTCTGCAGGAATAAGCCTCTCAAGCAACGACAGCGGGGCTCGACTCCAGAACCAAAGCCAGTGTTTTCTGTGATCTACTGACGATGATAAAAGGCTTTCTACTTATCTATAGTAGTCATTTGATGATAATGATGCCacaaatgatgatgaaataatgtcACAGCGAAGACAAAAAGtttaatattttgtattttatcaaatcactggttgttgtttttttagacAAAAACACATGACATCATACAGGTAAGTGTAATTAGACAAAACCTGGAGTAAAATCCTCACAGCTTCGGTgcagttgttttcattttaacacaGTCTGCACTGTAAATAAACCTGAGAAGTGCAGCGTTTCCTTCTTCAGTTGTAGGATCTGTTCTGCGTCTCCACCGTCTTGATGACGACCGCGTTAAGCTTTCGCTGACTGCCGCTGTCGACCTGAACGACCGCTGGAAGGTGGGGAAAGTACCAGTATTAGTACCACTCACAGGACAGGATGCCGTTACGTCATAGCTGCGTCATCGGTACCTGATGACGTCGTGGGGACTGTTCGAACGCTGACGACAGAGTCCTGTCCAATTCTGACGGAAGAGAAAGAACAACGTTGAACCTGACAAAGGTAAAAcagcctgagtctgagtctggccTCGCCCaccttccctcctcccccagcaGCAGTTCACTGTAGGTGGAGATCTCTATGTCCAGGGCCATCTTCACGTTCATCAAATCGTGGTACTGCCGGACTTGGCGGGTCATGGTCTGCTTGGCCTCCTGCTGGGCCACCTCCAGGTCCCTGATGCGGGCCTTCCCATCCTTCACCGCCAGCTCCCCACTCGCCTCTGCACCATctatctgctgctggaggttggTGCACTGCAGAAACAGGTCATTGCTGTTGAACGTCCCAATGCGTCACAGATACCAGAGAACCTGAGCGATGACACCCAGGAATGTGTGCGTT from Betta splendens chromosome 7, fBetSpl5.4, whole genome shotgun sequence encodes:
- the si:ch73-233m11.2 gene encoding NACHT, LRR and PYD domains-containing protein 12 — its product is MDKDAVLRHMLNLKGVSVEEPVSAVSAVAAGAAGAQASGSADRAVLSALSGTRTVLLVGGEGSGKTTVLEKLLVDWAKGEVLQNFSHVFYLGPRDFGAVEQSLSLEALLRRHHSRVGPGSILRLLQRPEDVLLVIDDLHRFGPSLDASALCCDPSRAVPVPCLLAGLLRGSLLSGAALVVASRPTGASTLLSGTTVELLGFLEPQRQAYFNRVFTDPAAADKALKHMERTLGFYDFCASPGFCRTVGSVYRSLMDAGKELPETLSQLCVDILVQQIQALSLNQPGTRGLVLALGRMASRCCPRGHSSCTTEEVVGFGLQPFLSSLGVFLKVDGDAEGDCCVLSFRSQLLLEFIRAVCFLLGESGPEGVERMLGTCEQHAGFVDLLLCGLSEPAQRAPLEAALGELSSDRSRRFRSWFKSSSRTWLRGCCKERHRRCLRGLYEAQNEQWVREVIVPSSRRCLGCGDMSLQDCVALTYVVACLGELEELNLCRTEGLSERQAEALAPAMGASHRVRLSHSSLNAAAVAHLASALRRGITGELDLSHTRLGDEKFSILSSGLRDCKLRKLNLHACDLTRCEDLLPLLTSSTSQLCVLMMMFNPIGDRGLTQLCTALHSSHCRLQELWLRSCQLTAASMEAFSAAVCSGKSDLTKVDLTQNSVGDGGVEALCRSLQHPLCKLQSLTLFDNELTGACCPHVMRALMSEHCSLSELDLSVNELGQEGALLLCRALARPGCPIEKLGLKRCELTQSVFKELGSVLKGGTGLKSLIVGLNKVGDRGVKHLLEAVAHPTCLLEELDVEMTGLTDACAEDLCAAVKTSKTLKHLELSNNSLTDASVPALVRVMKSSDSVQEMNLKYNDFSEDAFDVLEECPKIRY